One Euphorbia lathyris chromosome 1, ddEupLath1.1, whole genome shotgun sequence DNA segment encodes these proteins:
- the LOC136210571 gene encoding acid beta-fructofuranosidase: protein MADPNPLFPVSQHNYFPIPDETQPDGSSPSGHRLSTKIFLAAVSGILLVFLVVALINGPTESPKIIRSQEGENVDVVSLSETAKSEILTPSSRGVSAGVSEKVNLISTGLRTPAYPWNNSMLSWQRTAFHFQPEKNWMNDPNGPLYYKGWYHFFYQYNPHGAIWGDIVWGHAVSKDLIHWLHLPLAMVYDQWYDINGVWTGSATILPNGKIVMLYTGSTNDSVQVQNLAFPADENDPLLINWVKYPGNPVLVPPPGIDDKDFRDPTTAWYTSEGKWRITIGSKLGKTGIALIYDTEDFINFELKNQTLHGVNGTGMWECVDFYPVSTTSGSGVDTSVNGPDVRHVVKASLDDDRHDYYAIGTYNEEDGKWFPDNPKIDVGIGLRYDYGIFYASKTFYDQNKKRRVLWSWVGESDSEAADVQKGWASLQGIPRTVSLDTKTGTNLIQWPVEEVDSLRLRSKEFKNVVVKPGSVVPLRLDSATQLDIEAEFEIDRKVFERIGESNEEFSCSKSGGAGRRSALGPFGLLVLADESLAEQTPVYFHVAKGRNGTLKTFFCTDQTRSSVANDVNKQIYGSYVPVLKGEKFSLRILVDHSIIESFGQGGRTCITSRAYPTRAIYGAARLFLFNNAIEANITANLKIWQMNSAFIRPYPDAAPR, encoded by the exons ATGGCAGACCCAAATCCACTTTTTCCGGTGTCTCAACACAACTACTTTCCGATCCCCGATGAGACCCAGCCCGACGGATCTTCTCCCAGCGGACACCGACTCTCCACCAAAATTTTTCTCGCCGCCGTTTCTGGAATTCTATTAGTTTTCTTAGTCGTGGCTTTAATCAATGGCCCGACGGAATCCCCCAAAATTATCCGATCACAAGAAGGTGAGAATGTAGACGTTGTTTCTTTATCCGAGACGGCGAAATCCGAGATTCTGACACCGTCCTCCCGCGGAGTCTCCGCCGGTGTTTCGGAGAAGGTTAACCTGATCTCCACCGGTTTAAGAACGCCGGCGTATCCATGGAATAATAGCATGTTATCATGGCAAAGAACAGCTTTCCATTTCCAGCCTGAGAAGAATTGGATGAATG ATCCTAATG gTCCATTGTATTACAAGGGATGGTATCATTTCTTCTACCAGTACAATCCCCATGGAGCAATATGGGGAGACATAGTATGGGGACATGCTGTTTCAAAAGATTTAATCCACTGGCTTCACCTTCCTTTAGCTATGGTATATGATCAATGGTACGACATCAATGGTGTCTGGACTGGCTCTGCTACAATTCTCCCAAATGGCAAAATTGTGATGCTCTACACTGGTTCCACCAACGACTCCGTCCAAGTACAAAATCTAGCATTCCCTGCCGATGAAAATGACCCTCTGCTCATCAATTGGGTCAAATACCCCGGCAATCCAGTCCTAGTTCCACCACCAGGCATCGACGACAAGGACTTCCGTGACCCAACAACTGCTTGGTACACTTCCGAAGGCAAATGGCGTATCACAATTGGCTCTAAACTTGGAAAAACTGGCATTGCTTTGATTTATGACACTGAAGATTTCATTAACTTTGAGTTGAAGAATCAGACTCTTCATGGTGTCAATGGCACTGGAATGTGGGAATGTGTGGATTTTTACCCTGTTTCAACCACGAGTGGAAGTGGTGTTGATACATCTGTTAATGGCCCTGATGTTAGGCATGTTGTTAAGGCAAGTCTTGATGATGATAGGCATGATTACTATGCAATTGGTACTTATAATGAGGAAGATGGAAAGTGGTTTCCTGATAATCCGAAAATCGATGTGGGAATTGGTCTTAGATATGATTATGGGATTTTTTATGCTTCCAAGACTTTTTATGATCAGAATAAGAAGAGAAGAGTTTTGTGGAGTTGGGTTGGTGAGTCTGATAGTGAAGCTGCTGATGTTCAGAAAGGATGGGCTTCTCTTCAG GGAATTCCAAGAACAGTTTCATTGGACACCAAGACTGGCACCAATTTGATTCAATGGCCAGTGGAAGAAGTAGATAGTTTAAGATTAAGAAGCAAGGAATTTAAGAACGTGGTGGTGAAGCCAGGCTCTGTTGTGCCCCTTCGTCTTGACTCAGCCACTCAG CTAGATATTGAAGCAGAGTTTGAGATAGACAGGAAGGTCTTTGAGAGAATAGGTGAATCCAATGAAGAGTTCAGCTGCAGTAAAAGCGGAGGCGCTGGTCGCCGCAGCGCATTAGGACCATTCGGTCTTCTAGTTCTCGCGGATGAAAGCCTAGCCGAGCAAACCCCAGTCTACTTCCACGTTGCAAAGGGAAGAAACGGCACTCTCAAAACATTCTTTTGCACAGACCAAACCAGATCTTCAGTAGCAAATGATGTCAACAAACAAATATACGGAAGCTACGTTCCAGTTCTAAAGGGGGAAAAATTCTCATTAAGAATACTG GTGGATCATTCAATAATAGAGAGCTTTGGACAAGGAGGAAGAACATGTATAACATCAAGAGCATATCCAACAAGGGCAATATACGGAGCAGCTAGACTGTTTTTGTTTAATAATGCAATAGAAGCTAATATTACAGCTAATCTCAAGATTTGGCAAATGAATTCAGCTTTTATTCGACCTTATCCTGATGCTGCTCCTCGGTAG